One Aegilops tauschii subsp. strangulata cultivar AL8/78 chromosome 7, Aet v6.0, whole genome shotgun sequence genomic window carries:
- the LOC120969206 gene encoding uncharacterized protein has product MVYDCRALPKETNANDMLASPGTLELLQPQTISIFDYTLLPPLAPQEEDHSAAILVDQPAAITHRFNQLAGFKVTVRVANEPGVVEEWVKSVSNSLQTVEMKIVGLDCEFTDQVHGVKQKDLPLEMQRRAAVLQLCVADDCLVYHIMHSPRIPDELKKFLAREDIFFCGAAIGQDVKMLEPYGLHIKKPIDLQQRIDIPITTCSKPTPSLFDLANFVLGTNLEKGKECKQLKSSGWEITPLNFQQIRYAAFDALISFEIAKGATSLGYMLLDE; this is encoded by the coding sequence ATGGTCTATGACTGCAGGGCGCTTCCTAAGGAGACCAATGCCAATGATATGCTCGCTTCGCCAGGCACATTGGAGCTACTGCAGCCGCAGACTATTTCTATCTTTGATTATACTCTGCTGCCTCCGCTAGCTCCACAGGAGGAGGATCACTCTGCTGCCATTCTGGTGGATCAGCCTGCTGCTATTACTCATCGCTTTAATCAACTTGCTGGCTTCAAGGTAACCGTGAGGGTCGCCAATGAACCAGGCGTCGTTGAGGAATGGGTCAAGAGTGTGTCGAACTCCCTCCAAACGGTGGAAATGAAGATTGTTGGTCTAGACTGCGAGTTCACCGACCAAGTCCATGGGGTGAAGCAGAAGGACCTGCCCCTGGAAATGCAGCGCCGCGCCGCCGTACTTCAACTGTGTGTTGCAGATGATTGCTTGGTGTACCACATAATGCACTCGCCTCGCATACCAGACGAGCTCAAAAAATTTCTTGCTCGTGAGGATATCTTCTTCTGTGGAGCGGCAATTGGCCAGGACGTAAAAATGCTTGAGCCATACGGCCTCCATATTAAAAAGCCCATTGACCTACAACAGCGCATTGATATACCAATTACAACTTGCAGTAAACCAACACCTTCGCTATTTGACCTAGCAAATTTTGTGTTGGGAACGAATCTGGAGAAGGGCAAGGAGTGCAAGCAACTGAAGAGTTCCGGATGGGAGATTACTCCATTGAACTTCCAACAAATCAGATATGCTGCGTTCGATGCCCTTATAAGTTTTGAGATAGCTAAAGGGGCTACAAGCCTTGGCTATATGCTCCTTGATGAATAA